The following proteins come from a genomic window of Pseudomonas sp. WJP1:
- the pcaC gene encoding 4-carboxymuconolactone decarboxylase, whose product MDEKQRYDEGMKVRRAVLGDAHVDRSLTTLTEFNSEFQEMITRHAWGDIWTRPGLPRHTRSLITIAMLIGMNREGELKLHLRAAANNGVSRSEIKEVIMQSAIYCGIPAANATFHLAESVWDELGVESRE is encoded by the coding sequence GTGGACGAGAAACAACGTTACGACGAAGGCATGAAGGTCCGTCGCGCCGTTCTGGGCGACGCCCATGTCGACCGCAGCCTGACCACCCTGACCGAGTTCAACTCGGAGTTCCAGGAAATGATCACCCGCCACGCCTGGGGTGATATCTGGACCCGCCCGGGCCTGCCGCGCCACACCCGCAGCCTGATCACCATCGCCATGCTGATCGGCATGAACCGCGAGGGTGAACTCAAACTGCACCTGCGCGCCGCCGCCAACAACGGCGTGAGCCGCAGCGAGATCAAGGAAGTGATCATGCAGAGCGCGATCTACTGCGGGATTCCGGCAGCCAACGCGACGTTCCACCTGGCGGAGTCGGTGTGGGATGAGTTGGGGGTTGAATCGCGGGAGTGA
- the pcaD gene encoding 3-oxoadipate enol-lactonase, which yields MAFVQLADGELHYKLDGPVDAPVLVLSNSLGTDLHMWDAQIPAFTEHFRVLRFDTRGHGQSLVTPGPYSIEQLGRDVLALMDALHIERAHFCGLSMGGLIGQWLGINAGERLNKLIVCNTAAKIGDPSIWNPRIETVLRDGQAAMVALRDASIARWFTPDFSEANPAAAKQITDMLAATSPEGYAANCAAVRDADFRDQLSSIKAPLLVIAGTQDAVTPPSGGHFIQEHVPGAEYAELYAAHLSNVQAGADFSDRVLAFLTAR from the coding sequence GTGGCTTTCGTTCAACTCGCCGATGGCGAACTGCATTACAAACTCGATGGGCCGGTCGATGCGCCGGTGCTGGTGCTGTCCAACTCGCTGGGCACTGACCTGCACATGTGGGACGCGCAGATTCCGGCGTTCACGGAGCACTTCCGTGTGCTGCGTTTCGACACCCGCGGCCACGGCCAATCGTTGGTGACACCGGGCCCTTACAGCATCGAACAACTGGGCCGTGACGTCTTGGCACTGATGGATGCATTGCACATCGAACGCGCACATTTCTGTGGCCTGTCCATGGGCGGGCTGATCGGGCAATGGCTGGGCATCAACGCCGGCGAACGTCTGAATAAGCTGATCGTGTGCAACACGGCGGCGAAAATCGGCGATCCGTCGATCTGGAACCCGCGTATCGAAACCGTGCTGCGAGACGGTCAGGCGGCCATGGTCGCCTTGCGCGATGCATCGATTGCACGCTGGTTCACCCCGGACTTCTCCGAAGCCAACCCGGCGGCGGCCAAGCAGATTACCGACATGCTGGCGGCCACATCGCCTGAAGGCTATGCGGCCAACTGTGCGGCGGTGCGCGATGCCGATTTTCGCGATCAGTTGTCCTCGATCAAGGCGCCTCTGCTGGTGATCGCCGGCACCCAGGACGCGGTCACGCCGCCGTCCGGCGGGCACTTCATCCAGGAGCACGTGCCGGGCGCCGAGTACGCCGAGCTCTATGCTGCGCACTTGTCCAACGTCCAGGCCGGCGCTGATTTCAGCGACCGCGTACTGGCCTTTCTGACGGCTCGTTGA
- a CDS encoding OprD family porin produces MTPSSAQYFVPSLIAIALASAALPAQAEESGFVEGAKVNLNLRNFYINRNFTNPTKAQGKAEEWTQSFILDAKSGFTQGTVGFGMDVLGLYSVKLDGGKGTGGTQLLPLDSDGRPADNFGRTNVAFKAKLSQTEAKVGEWMPVLPILRSDDGRSLPQTFRGGQLTSKEIDGLTLYGGQFRQNSPRDDSSMGDMSMTGKAGFTSDRFNFQGGEYLFNDKRTQIGVWNAELKDIYSQQFINLTHSQPIGAWTLGANLGYFYGKDDGSARAGELDNKTMYGLFSAKYGGNTFYVGLQKLTGDSPWMRVNGTSGGTLANDSYNSSYDNAREKSWQVRHDYNFAALGVPGLTLMNRYISGDNVHTGTITDGKEWGRESELGYTVQSGALKDLNVKWRNSTIRRDYSNNEFDENRVIISYPISLL; encoded by the coding sequence ATGACGCCTTCTTCCGCTCAGTATTTCGTTCCCAGCCTGATCGCCATAGCCCTGGCGAGCGCAGCCCTGCCCGCCCAGGCCGAGGAGTCGGGTTTTGTCGAAGGGGCCAAGGTCAACCTGAACCTGCGCAACTTCTACATCAACCGCAATTTCACCAACCCGACCAAGGCCCAGGGCAAGGCCGAAGAGTGGACGCAAAGCTTCATTCTCGATGCCAAGTCCGGGTTTACCCAAGGCACCGTCGGTTTCGGCATGGACGTGCTGGGGCTGTACTCGGTGAAACTCGATGGCGGCAAAGGCACGGGCGGTACCCAGTTGCTGCCGCTGGACAGTGACGGCCGCCCGGCCGACAACTTCGGCCGCACCAACGTGGCGTTCAAGGCCAAGCTGTCGCAGACCGAAGCGAAGGTTGGCGAATGGATGCCGGTACTGCCGATCCTGCGTTCGGATGACGGTCGCTCCCTGCCGCAGACCTTCCGTGGCGGACAGCTCACTTCCAAGGAAATCGACGGCCTGACGCTGTACGGCGGCCAGTTCCGCCAGAACAGCCCGCGCGACGACAGCAGCATGGGCGACATGTCGATGACCGGCAAAGCCGGGTTCACCTCCGACCGTTTCAACTTCCAGGGCGGCGAATACCTGTTCAACGACAAACGCACCCAGATCGGGGTGTGGAACGCCGAACTCAAGGACATCTACAGCCAGCAATTCATCAACCTGACCCACAGCCAACCCATCGGCGCCTGGACCCTGGGTGCCAACCTCGGTTACTTCTACGGCAAGGATGACGGCAGCGCCCGGGCCGGCGAGCTGGACAACAAAACCATGTACGGCCTGTTCTCGGCCAAGTACGGCGGCAACACCTTCTACGTCGGCCTGCAGAAACTCACCGGCGACAGCCCGTGGATGCGGGTCAACGGCACCAGCGGCGGCACCCTGGCCAACGACAGCTACAACTCCAGCTACGACAACGCCCGGGAAAAATCCTGGCAAGTGCGCCACGACTACAACTTCGCTGCCCTTGGCGTGCCGGGGCTGACCCTGATGAACCGTTATATCAGCGGCGACAACGTGCACACCGGCACGATCACCGATGGCAAGGAATGGGGTCGTGAAAGTGAATTGGGCTACACCGTGCAGAGCGGTGCGCTGAAAGACCTGAACGTGAAATGGCGCAACTCGACGATCCGCCGCGATTACAGCAACAACGAGTTCGATGAGAACCGCGTGATCATCAGCTATCCGATCAGCCTGTTGTAA
- the emhB gene encoding efflux RND transporter permease subunit EmhB: MSRFFIDRPIFAWVIALVIMLVGALSILKLPINQYPSIAPPAIAISVTYPGASAQTVQDTVVQVIEQQLNGIDNLRYVSSESNSDGTMTITATFEQGTNSDTAQVQVQNKLNLATPLLPQEVQQQGIRVTKAVKNFLLVIGVVSRDGSMTKDDLSNYIVSNMQDPISRTAGVGDFQVFGSQYAMRIWLDPAKLNNFNLTPIDVKTAIAAQNVQVSSGQLGGLPALPGTQLNATIIGKTRLQTAEQFEKILLKVNKDGSQVRLKDVASVGLGGENYSINAQFNGAPASGLAVKLATGANALDTAKALRTTIDNLKPFFPEGMEVVFPYDTTPVVTESIKGVVHTLVEAVGLVFLVMFLFLQNFRATIITTMTVPVVLLGTFGILAAAGFSINTLTMFGMVLAIGLLVDDAIVVVENVERVMSEEGLSPKEATKKSMGQIQGALVGIALVLSAVLLPMAFFSGSTGVIYKQFSITIVSAMALSVLVALIFTPALCATMLKAIPKGEHHTPKRGFFGWFNRNFDRGVKSYERGVGSMLTHKAPYLLAYIIIVVGMIWLFTRIPTAFLPEEDQGVLFAQVQTPAGSTAQRTQVVVDEMREFLLRPGKDGGEGDAVNSVFTVTGFNFAGRGQSSGMAFIMLRPWEDRNADNSVFKVAARAQQHFFTFRDAMVFAFAPPAVLELGNATGFDVFLQDRAGIGHDKLMEARNQFLGMAAQSKILTQVRPNGLNDEPQYQLEIDDEKASALGITIADINNTLSIALGSSYVNDFIDRGRVKKVYVQGQPGARMSPEDLQKWYVRNSVGTMVPFSAFAKGEWIYGSPKLARYNGVEAVEVLGAPAPGYSTGEAMAEVEAIAKKLPAGVGISWTGLSYEERLSGSQAPALYALSLLMVFLCLAALYESWSIPIAVMLVVPLGIIGALMATSLRGLSNDVYFQVGLLTTIGLAAKNAILIVEFAKELHEQGRSLRDAAIEACRMRLRPIIMTSLAFVLGVVPLAISTGAGSGSQHAIGTGVIGGMITATVLAIFWVPLFFVTVSALGQRKNVDQQDAIEPSKEAG, translated from the coding sequence ATGTCCAGATTCTTCATCGACCGTCCGATTTTCGCCTGGGTAATCGCCCTGGTGATCATGCTGGTCGGGGCTCTATCGATCCTCAAACTGCCGATCAACCAGTACCCGAGCATTGCGCCGCCGGCCATCGCCATCTCCGTGACCTACCCGGGCGCTTCGGCGCAAACCGTGCAGGACACCGTGGTCCAGGTGATCGAGCAACAGCTCAACGGTATCGACAACTTGCGTTATGTGTCTTCGGAAAGTAACTCCGACGGCACCATGACCATTACCGCGACCTTCGAGCAAGGTACCAACTCCGATACCGCGCAGGTCCAGGTCCAGAACAAGCTGAACCTGGCCACCCCGCTGTTGCCGCAAGAAGTGCAGCAGCAGGGTATCCGCGTGACCAAGGCGGTGAAGAACTTCCTGCTGGTCATCGGCGTGGTTTCCCGTGACGGCAGCATGACCAAGGACGACCTGTCCAACTACATCGTGTCCAACATGCAGGACCCGATCTCGCGGACCGCCGGTGTCGGCGACTTCCAGGTGTTCGGTTCCCAGTACGCCATGCGCATCTGGCTCGATCCGGCCAAGTTGAACAACTTCAACCTGACCCCGATCGATGTCAAAACCGCCATTGCCGCACAGAACGTCCAGGTGTCGTCCGGCCAGCTCGGCGGCCTGCCCGCCCTGCCCGGCACGCAGCTGAACGCGACGATCATCGGCAAGACCCGCCTGCAGACCGCTGAGCAATTCGAAAAGATCCTGCTCAAGGTCAACAAGGACGGCTCCCAGGTTCGCCTGAAAGATGTCGCCAGCGTCGGCCTGGGCGGTGAAAACTACAGCATCAACGCCCAGTTCAACGGTGCCCCGGCGTCCGGCCTGGCCGTGAAACTGGCCACCGGCGCCAACGCCCTGGATACCGCCAAGGCCCTGCGCACGACCATCGACAACCTCAAGCCATTCTTCCCTGAAGGGATGGAAGTGGTGTTCCCGTACGACACCACGCCGGTGGTGACCGAATCGATCAAGGGCGTGGTTCACACCCTGGTCGAAGCGGTCGGGCTGGTGTTCCTGGTGATGTTCCTGTTCCTGCAAAACTTCCGCGCCACCATCATCACCACGATGACGGTGCCGGTGGTATTGCTCGGTACATTCGGCATCCTCGCGGCAGCCGGGTTCAGCATCAACACCCTGACCATGTTCGGTATGGTGCTGGCCATCGGCTTGCTGGTGGACGACGCCATCGTCGTGGTGGAAAACGTCGAACGGGTGATGAGCGAAGAAGGCCTGTCACCGAAAGAAGCCACCAAGAAGTCCATGGGCCAGATCCAGGGCGCACTGGTGGGTATCGCCCTGGTGCTGTCGGCGGTACTGCTGCCAATGGCGTTCTTCAGCGGCTCCACCGGTGTGATCTACAAACAGTTCTCGATCACCATCGTCTCGGCCATGGCCCTGTCGGTACTGGTTGCCCTGATCTTCACGCCGGCGCTCTGCGCCACCATGCTCAAGGCGATTCCGAAGGGCGAGCACCACACCCCGAAACGCGGCTTCTTCGGCTGGTTCAACCGCAACTTCGACCGCGGCGTGAAAAGCTACGAGCGTGGTGTGGGCAGCATGCTCACGCACAAGGCGCCGTACTTGCTGGCCTATATCATCATCGTCGTTGGCATGATCTGGCTGTTCACCCGCATTCCAACCGCGTTCCTGCCGGAAGAAGACCAGGGCGTACTGTTCGCCCAAGTACAGACCCCCGCCGGTTCGACGGCCCAGCGCACCCAGGTGGTCGTGGACGAAATGCGTGAATTCCTGCTGCGTCCGGGCAAGGATGGCGGTGAAGGCGATGCGGTGAACTCGGTGTTTACCGTGACCGGCTTCAACTTCGCCGGCCGCGGCCAGAGCTCGGGCATGGCGTTCATCATGCTGCGCCCGTGGGAAGATCGTAACGCCGACAACAGCGTGTTCAAGGTCGCCGCCCGCGCCCAGCAACACTTCTTCACCTTCCGCGACGCCATGGTGTTTGCCTTCGCGCCACCGGCGGTACTGGAATTGGGTAACGCCACCGGTTTCGACGTGTTCCTGCAGGACCGCGCCGGCATCGGTCACGACAAGCTGATGGAAGCCCGCAACCAGTTCCTCGGCATGGCGGCGCAAAGCAAGATCCTGACGCAAGTGCGTCCGAACGGCTTGAACGATGAGCCGCAATACCAGCTGGAAATCGATGACGAGAAGGCCAGTGCCCTGGGCATTACCATCGCCGACATCAACAACACCCTGTCGATCGCCCTGGGCAGTAGCTACGTCAACGACTTCATCGACCGCGGTCGGGTGAAGAAGGTTTACGTGCAAGGCCAGCCCGGTGCACGCATGAGTCCGGAAGACCTGCAGAAGTGGTACGTGCGCAACAGCGTCGGCACCATGGTGCCGTTCTCGGCGTTCGCCAAGGGTGAGTGGATTTACGGATCGCCGAAACTGGCCCGTTACAACGGCGTGGAAGCGGTGGAAGTCCTCGGCGCCCCGGCACCGGGTTACTCCACCGGTGAAGCGATGGCCGAAGTCGAAGCCATCGCCAAGAAACTGCCGGCCGGTGTCGGTATTTCCTGGACCGGCCTGTCCTACGAGGAACGTCTGTCGGGTTCGCAAGCACCCGCGCTGTACGCCCTGTCGTTGCTGATGGTGTTCCTGTGCCTGGCGGCGCTGTATGAGAGCTGGTCGATTCCGATCGCGGTGATGCTGGTGGTGCCGCTGGGGATCATCGGTGCGCTGATGGCCACCAGCCTGCGCGGCCTGTCCAACGACGTGTACTTCCAAGTGGGCTTGTTGACGACCATCGGCCTGGCGGCGAAAAACGCCATCCTGATTGTCGAATTTGCCAAGGAGCTGCACGAACAAGGGCGCAGCCTGCGCGACGCGGCCATCGAAGCCTGCCGCATGCGTCTGCGACCGATCATCATGACCTCGCTCGCGTTCGTGCTCGGCGTGGTACCCCTGGCGATCTCCACGGGCGCAGGTTCCGGTAGCCAGCATGCAATCGGTACCGGTGTGATTGGCGGTATGATCACGGCAACCGTGTTGGCGATCTTCTGGGTCCCACTGTTCTTCGTCACTGTGTCGGCCCTGGGTCAGCGTAAAAACGTCGACCAGCAAGACGCTATTGAACCTTCTAAAGAGGCTGGCTAA
- a CDS encoding efflux RND transporter periplasmic adaptor subunit, with the protein MQFKPAVTALVAAVALASLLSGCKKEEAPAAPPPPQVGVVTLQTQTFTLTSELPGRTSAFRIAEVRPQVNGIILKRLFKEGGDVKAGQQLYQIDPSVYDATLKSAEANLRSTKSVSDRYKQLVDEQAVSRQEYDTAVANRLQSEAALQTAQINVRYTKVYAPLTGRIGRSSVTEGALVSNGQTEAMAVIQQLDPIYVDVTQSSVELLALRRELESGRLQKAGDNAAKVKLTLEDGSQYKLDGKLEFSEVSVDQTTGSVTLRAVFPNPDHTLLPGMFVHAQLQAGVNSAAILAPQQGVTRDLKGTPTALVVGPDNKVELRQLKANRTVGNQWLIEDGLKAGDRLITEGLQFVKPGIEVKPTDATNVGAKNPAPAKPAEQASSGQGE; encoded by the coding sequence ATGCAATTCAAGCCAGCTGTTACCGCTCTGGTCGCCGCCGTCGCCCTGGCATCGCTGCTCAGCGGATGTAAAAAGGAAGAGGCCCCTGCGGCCCCACCACCGCCTCAGGTCGGCGTCGTCACCCTGCAGACGCAAACGTTTACGTTGACGTCCGAGCTGCCGGGCCGTACCAGTGCGTTCCGCATTGCTGAAGTGCGCCCACAGGTCAACGGCATCATTCTCAAGCGTCTGTTCAAGGAAGGCGGCGACGTCAAGGCCGGCCAGCAGCTGTATCAGATCGATCCGTCGGTTTATGACGCTACGCTCAAAAGCGCCGAAGCCAACCTGCGTTCGACCAAGTCGGTCTCCGACCGCTACAAGCAACTGGTCGACGAACAGGCCGTAAGCCGCCAGGAATACGACACCGCCGTGGCCAACCGCCTGCAATCGGAAGCCGCACTGCAAACCGCCCAGATCAACGTGCGCTACACCAAGGTGTATGCGCCGTTGACCGGCCGTATCGGTCGTTCGTCGGTCACCGAAGGCGCGCTGGTCAGCAACGGCCAGACCGAAGCGATGGCGGTGATCCAGCAACTGGATCCGATCTACGTCGACGTCACCCAGTCCTCGGTCGAGCTGCTGGCGCTGCGCCGCGAACTGGAAAGCGGCCGCCTGCAAAAGGCCGGCGACAACGCCGCGAAAGTCAAACTGACCCTCGAGGATGGTAGCCAGTACAAACTGGACGGCAAGCTGGAGTTCTCCGAGGTCTCGGTTGACCAGACCACCGGCTCCGTCACCCTGCGCGCCGTGTTCCCGAACCCTGATCACACGCTTCTGCCGGGCATGTTCGTACACGCCCAGTTGCAGGCAGGCGTGAACAGCGCCGCGATCCTGGCGCCGCAGCAAGGTGTCACCCGCGACCTCAAAGGCACGCCGACCGCGCTGGTCGTGGGTCCCGACAACAAGGTCGAACTGCGTCAGCTCAAGGCCAACCGTACCGTCGGCAACCAATGGCTGATCGAGGACGGCCTGAAGGCCGGCGATCGCCTGATCACCGAAGGCCTGCAATTCGTCAAGCCTGGCATCGAAGTCAAGCCCACTGACGCGACCAACGTCGGCGCAAAAAACCCGGCCCCCGCCAAGCCCGCTGAGCAGGCTTCCAGCGGCCAAGGGGAGTAA
- a CDS encoding MFS family transporter: MTTPTTAPAALYTGEERSKRIFAIVGASSGNLVEWFDFYVYAFCAIYFAPAFFPSDNPTVQLVNTAGVFAAGFLMRPIGGWIFGRLADKHGRKNSMLISILMMCFGSLLIACLPTYKDIGVWAPIMLLFARLLQGLSVGGEYGTTATYMSEVALKGQRGFFASFQYVTLIGGQLLAVSLVVILQQFLTEDDLRAYGWRIPFVVGAMAALVSLYLRRSLKETTSKEMRENKDAGSIRALFRDHKAAFITVLGYTAGGSLIFYTFTTYMQKYLVNTAGMQAKTASYIMTGALFLYMCMQPIFGMLSDKIGRRNSMLWFGALGTLCTVPILLSLKSVTSPFLAFVLITLALAIVSFYTSISGLVKAEMFPPEVRALGVGLAYAVANAIFGGSAEYVALSLKAVGMENTFYWYVTLMMAIAFLFSLRLPKHAKYLENDL, translated from the coding sequence GTTCGACTTCTACGTCTACGCCTTCTGTGCGATCTATTTCGCGCCGGCTTTTTTCCCGTCCGACAACCCCACGGTGCAGCTGGTCAACACCGCGGGCGTCTTTGCCGCCGGGTTCCTGATGCGCCCGATTGGCGGCTGGATTTTCGGCCGTCTCGCGGACAAGCACGGGCGCAAGAATTCGATGCTGATATCGATTCTGATGATGTGCTTCGGTTCGTTGCTCATCGCCTGTCTGCCGACCTACAAGGACATCGGGGTCTGGGCGCCGATCATGCTGCTGTTCGCCCGTTTGCTCCAGGGCCTGTCGGTGGGCGGCGAATACGGCACCACCGCCACCTACATGAGCGAAGTCGCCCTCAAGGGCCAGCGCGGTTTCTTCGCCTCGTTCCAGTACGTGACGCTGATCGGCGGGCAGTTGCTGGCGGTGTCGCTGGTGGTGATCCTGCAACAGTTCCTCACCGAGGATGACCTGCGTGCCTACGGCTGGCGGATTCCGTTCGTGGTCGGTGCCATGGCGGCATTGGTTTCGTTGTACCTGCGTCGTTCGCTGAAAGAAACCACCAGCAAGGAAATGCGCGAAAACAAGGACGCCGGCAGCATTCGCGCGCTGTTTCGCGACCATAAAGCCGCGTTCATCACCGTGCTCGGTTATACCGCCGGTGGCTCGCTGATTTTCTACACCTTCACCACGTACATGCAGAAGTACCTGGTGAATACCGCCGGCATGCAGGCCAAGACTGCCAGTTACATCATGACCGGCGCACTGTTCCTTTATATGTGCATGCAGCCGATCTTCGGCATGCTCTCGGACAAGATCGGCCGCCGGAACTCGATGCTGTGGTTTGGCGCACTCGGCACGCTGTGCACCGTGCCGATTCTGCTCAGCCTGAAAAGCGTCACCAGTCCGTTCCTGGCCTTCGTGCTGATTACCCTGGCGCTGGCGATTGTCAGTTTCTACACCTCGATCAGCGGTTTGGTAAAAGCCGAAATGTTCCCGCCTGAAGTGCGTGCACTGGGTGTTGGCCTGGCTTACGCGGTGGCGAATGCAATCTTCGGCGGTTCGGCGGAATATGTAGCCCTGAGCCTCAAAGCGGTCGGCATGGAAAACACCTTCTACTGGTACGTGACGTTGATGATGGCGATAGCGTTCCTGTTCAGCCTGCGTCTGCCCAAGCATGCGAAGTATCTAGAAAACGACCTTTGA
- the emhC gene encoding efflux RND transporter outer membrane subunit EmhC: protein MSKSLLSLAVAAFVLSGCSLIPDYQRPDAPVADQYPQGLAYSPAQAPAQAAAEQGWKQFFHDPALQQLIQLSLENNRDLRVAALNIDAFAAQYRISRADLFPAVSANGTGSRQRLPADASQSGEAGITSSYSATVGISAYELDMFGRIRSLNEEALQKYFATEEGRRSTQISLVASVANAYLTWQADKELYKLTQDTLAAFEESYKLTARSNEVGVASALDLAQSRTSVENARAQLAKYTRQVAQDENSLVLLLGTGIPTNLQAAKPLNDDLLAEVPPGLPSDLLQRRPDILQAEYNLKAANANIGAARAAFFPSISLTANAGTLSPDLSGLFKGGSGTWLFQPQINLPIFNAGSLRASLDYSKIQKDIGVANYEKSIQTAFQEVADGLAARQTYVQQLQAQQDFVNANQDYYRLAERRYRIGVDSNLTFLDAQRQLFSAQQALITDRLAQLVSQVNLYKALGGGWNEQTAKNEPLKEEAPKMKYF, encoded by the coding sequence ATGAGCAAGTCGCTACTCTCCCTGGCAGTCGCCGCCTTCGTGCTCAGTGGCTGCTCGCTGATACCTGACTATCAGCGACCGGACGCTCCGGTGGCCGATCAATACCCGCAGGGCCTGGCGTACTCGCCGGCCCAGGCACCGGCGCAGGCCGCTGCCGAGCAGGGCTGGAAGCAGTTTTTCCATGACCCGGCACTGCAGCAGCTGATCCAGCTGTCCCTGGAAAACAACCGTGACCTGCGTGTCGCGGCCTTGAACATCGATGCCTTTGCGGCTCAATACCGCATCTCGCGCGCCGATCTGTTCCCGGCCGTGTCGGCCAACGGTACCGGCAGCCGTCAGCGCTTGCCGGCTGACGCTTCGCAATCCGGCGAGGCAGGCATCACCAGTTCCTATTCGGCCACGGTTGGCATCAGTGCCTATGAACTGGATATGTTCGGCCGGATTCGCAGCCTGAACGAAGAAGCCCTGCAGAAGTACTTCGCCACCGAAGAAGGTCGGCGCAGCACCCAGATCAGCCTGGTGGCCAGCGTGGCCAATGCCTACCTGACCTGGCAGGCCGACAAGGAACTGTACAAGCTGACCCAGGACACCCTGGCCGCGTTCGAGGAGAGCTACAAGCTCACCGCCCGCAGCAACGAAGTGGGGGTCGCTTCGGCCCTGGACCTGGCGCAGTCGCGCACCTCGGTGGAAAACGCCCGTGCGCAACTGGCCAAGTACACCCGTCAGGTCGCCCAGGATGAAAACAGCCTGGTGCTGCTGCTCGGCACCGGCATCCCGACCAACCTGCAAGCGGCCAAACCGCTGAACGACGACCTGCTGGCCGAAGTACCGCCTGGCCTGCCGTCGGACTTGCTGCAGCGTCGTCCGGACATCCTGCAAGCCGAGTACAACCTCAAGGCCGCCAACGCCAACATTGGCGCGGCGCGGGCAGCGTTCTTCCCGAGCATCAGCCTGACGGCCAACGCCGGGACCCTGAGCCCGGACCTGTCCGGCCTGTTCAAGGGTGGTTCGGGCACCTGGCTGTTCCAGCCGCAGATCAACCTGCCGATCTTTAACGCCGGCAGCCTGCGCGCCAGCCTGGATTACTCGAAAATCCAGAAAGACATTGGCGTGGCGAACTACGAGAAGTCCATCCAGACGGCCTTCCAGGAAGTCGCCGACGGCCTGGCCGCGCGCCAGACCTACGTGCAGCAGTTGCAGGCACAGCAGGATTTCGTCAATGCCAACCAGGACTACTACCGCCTGGCCGAGCGTCGCTACCGCATCGGTGTCGACAGCAACCTGACCTTCCTCGATGCCCAGCGCCAGCTGTTCAGTGCCCAACAGGCATTGATCACCGACCGCCTGGCGCAGTTGGTCAGCCAGGTCAACCTGTACAAAGCCCTGGGCGGTGGCTGGAATGAACAGACGGCGAAGAACGAGCCGTTGAAAGAAGAAGCGCCGAAGATGAAGTATTTCTGA
- a CDS encoding 3-carboxy-cis,cis-muconate cycloisomerase, which translates to MNERPGNQLFDAYFTARDMREVFCDQGRVQAMLDFEAALARAEARVGVIPHAAVAPIEAACQAGHYDFAALGEAIATAGNSAIPLVKALGKQIAASDAQAERYVHLGATSQDVMDSGLVLQLRRALELIDSDLAQLGDTLASQAQRYAATPLAGRTWLQHATPVTLGMKIAGWLGAVTRSRQRLQELKPRLLVLQFGGASGTLAALGEQALPIAQALAEELQLSLPDQPWHTQRDRLVEFGSVLGLIAGSLGKLGRDISLLMQTEAAEVFEPSAPGKGGSSTMPHKRNPVGAAVLIGAATRVPGLLSTLFSAMPQEHERSLGLWHAEWETLPEICCLVSGSLKQALLVTGGLEVDAERMARNLDLTQGLVLAEAVSIVLAQRVGRDTAHHLLEQCCKRAVAERRHLRAVLGDEPQVTAELSATELDHLLDPAHYLGQARTWVERAVAEHSALTA; encoded by the coding sequence ATGAACGAGCGACCGGGCAATCAATTGTTCGATGCCTATTTCACTGCCCGCGATATGCGCGAAGTGTTCTGCGATCAGGGCCGGGTCCAGGCCATGCTCGATTTCGAAGCGGCGCTGGCCCGGGCCGAAGCGCGGGTCGGTGTGATTCCGCATGCCGCGGTAGCGCCGATTGAAGCGGCGTGCCAGGCCGGGCATTACGATTTTGCCGCCCTCGGCGAGGCGATTGCCACGGCGGGTAACTCGGCGATCCCATTGGTCAAGGCGTTGGGCAAGCAGATCGCCGCGAGCGATGCGCAAGCTGAGCGCTACGTGCACCTGGGCGCCACCAGTCAGGACGTGATGGACAGCGGCCTGGTGCTGCAATTGCGCCGGGCGCTGGAATTGATCGACAGTGATCTGGCGCAACTGGGCGACACCCTCGCCAGCCAGGCCCAACGGTATGCGGCCACGCCATTGGCGGGACGCACCTGGCTGCAGCACGCGACGCCGGTCACCCTCGGCATGAAGATCGCCGGTTGGCTGGGCGCCGTCACTCGCAGCCGTCAACGCCTGCAAGAACTCAAGCCGCGCCTGTTGGTGCTGCAATTCGGTGGTGCATCCGGAACCCTCGCGGCCCTCGGTGAGCAGGCGCTGCCGATTGCCCAGGCGTTGGCCGAGGAACTGCAACTGAGCTTGCCCGACCAGCCCTGGCACACCCAGCGCGATCGCCTGGTGGAGTTCGGCTCGGTACTCGGCTTGATCGCCGGCAGTCTTGGCAAACTCGGTCGCGATATCAGCTTGTTGATGCAGACCGAAGCCGCCGAGGTGTTCGAACCTTCGGCGCCGGGCAAGGGCGGCTCTTCGACCATGCCACATAAACGCAATCCAGTTGGCGCGGCGGTGCTGATTGGCGCGGCGACTCGCGTGCCTGGCCTGCTGTCGACACTGTTCAGTGCCATGCCGCAGGAGCACGAGCGCAGCCTGGGACTGTGGCACGCCGAGTGGGAAACCCTGCCGGAGATTTGCTGCCTGGTATCCGGCAGTCTCAAGCAAGCGCTGTTGGTCACGGGCGGGCTGGAAGTGGACGCCGAACGCATGGCGCGCAACCTCGATTTGACCCAGGGCCTGGTGCTCGCCGAAGCGGTGAGCATCGTCCTCGCACAACGGGTTGGCCGCGACACCGCGCATCACCTGTTGGAGCAATGCTGCAAACGCGCCGTCGCCGAGCGACGCCATTTGCGCGCGGTACTCGGCGACGAACCGCAAGTGACCGCCGAGCTGTCGGCCACTGAACTCGATCATCTGCTGGACCCCGCCCATTATCTCGGTCAGGCCCGTACCTGGGTCGAGCGAGCGGTGGCTGAACATTCTGCATTGACTGCCTGA